Proteins encoded by one window of Gordonia jinghuaiqii:
- a CDS encoding NADH-quinone oxidoreductase subunit G, which translates to MTLTHGSDPATEGDNLVGITIDGREIRVPKGTLLIRAAEEIGITIPRFCDHPLLDPVGACRQCLVEVEGQRKPLASCTTVATDGMVVATQLSSEIAADAQRGVMELLLINHPLDCPVCDKGGECPLQNQAMSTGRSESRFDGIKRTFTKPVPLSSEVLLDRERCVLCARCTRFSTQIAGDPLIELADRGALQQVSIYADEPFDSYFSGNTVQICPVGALTGAQYRFRARPFDLVSTPSVCEHCASGCAQRTDHRRGKVLRRLAGDDPEVNSEWNCDKGRWAFTYTTAADRIASPLVRDRHGELHAVSWAHALRAAADGLAAANGGVGVLTGGRLTVEDAYAYSRFARTVLHTNDIDFRARSHSAEEADFLAARVAGRGLETTYDDLSAAPAVLLVGFEPEEESPIVFLRLRRAVRSGGQRVATIAPYASRGAQKLDARLFPAIPGSEAEVLASEQVAAHLDAPGAVLVVGERLATSPGALVAAVELADRTGARLAWIPRRAGERGALEVGALPNLLPGGRPVADATARAAVAEVWGAEIGSGPGRDTAAIIDAARYHGLALVVAGVDLDDLPDPAAAGEALAGAPFVVSLEQRHSTVTSHADVVFPVAAAAEKEGTFVDWEGRPRSFTTALTDSGHLPDHRVLDALARQMGVELRCDAAQTISIDLRRIGAWSGDRPAVGPHTLPRRAPAAGQAVLATWHMLLDDGRLQDGEPHLAGTARRPVARLSLATAVEAGIAPENGGSAAGTVDRLRVSTADGEIRLPVEIVDMPDRVVWVPLYSPGSHVHSALRAQAGDLVALSPAPADSGGDQR; encoded by the coding sequence ATGACGCTGACCCACGGAAGCGATCCCGCCACCGAGGGCGACAACCTGGTCGGCATCACCATCGACGGGCGTGAGATACGAGTTCCGAAGGGCACCCTGCTGATTCGGGCCGCCGAGGAGATCGGGATCACCATCCCGCGGTTCTGCGACCATCCGCTTCTCGACCCGGTCGGCGCGTGCCGTCAGTGCCTGGTCGAGGTGGAGGGTCAACGCAAGCCCCTGGCCTCGTGCACGACCGTGGCCACCGACGGGATGGTCGTCGCGACCCAACTGAGTTCCGAGATCGCCGCCGACGCCCAGCGCGGTGTGATGGAACTCCTCCTCATCAACCACCCCCTGGACTGCCCGGTCTGCGACAAGGGCGGCGAATGTCCCCTCCAGAACCAGGCGATGTCCACGGGGCGCAGCGAGTCCCGGTTCGACGGCATCAAACGCACGTTCACCAAACCCGTCCCGTTGTCCTCGGAGGTCCTGCTCGACCGGGAACGATGCGTACTCTGCGCACGGTGTACGCGCTTCTCCACGCAGATCGCGGGCGACCCGCTCATCGAACTCGCCGATCGTGGTGCGCTGCAACAGGTCAGCATCTACGCCGATGAGCCGTTCGACTCCTACTTCTCCGGCAACACGGTGCAGATCTGTCCCGTCGGGGCGCTGACCGGCGCCCAGTATCGGTTCCGGGCGCGCCCATTCGACCTCGTCTCCACGCCGAGTGTCTGCGAGCACTGTGCGAGCGGATGCGCCCAGCGCACCGACCACCGTCGCGGCAAGGTCCTCCGGCGCCTGGCCGGGGACGATCCCGAGGTCAACTCCGAATGGAACTGCGACAAGGGACGTTGGGCGTTCACCTACACCACCGCCGCCGACCGGATCGCCTCGCCGCTGGTGCGCGATCGACACGGCGAGCTGCACGCGGTGTCCTGGGCGCACGCCCTGCGCGCTGCCGCCGACGGTCTGGCAGCGGCGAACGGCGGTGTCGGCGTCCTCACCGGTGGACGGCTCACCGTCGAAGACGCCTACGCGTATTCGCGTTTTGCCCGAACCGTACTGCACACCAACGACATCGACTTCCGTGCGCGCAGCCACAGCGCCGAGGAGGCCGATTTCCTGGCCGCCCGCGTCGCCGGCCGCGGCCTCGAGACCACCTACGACGATCTGTCTGCTGCCCCTGCGGTGCTGCTTGTCGGTTTCGAACCCGAGGAGGAGTCGCCGATCGTCTTCCTCCGGCTGCGTCGTGCCGTACGGTCCGGGGGTCAGCGCGTCGCGACCATCGCGCCCTATGCGAGCCGCGGCGCCCAGAAGCTCGACGCCCGGCTGTTCCCGGCCATCCCCGGCTCCGAGGCAGAGGTCCTGGCCTCCGAGCAGGTTGCCGCCCACCTCGACGCGCCCGGAGCGGTCCTCGTCGTCGGCGAACGACTCGCGACCAGCCCCGGCGCGCTGGTCGCCGCCGTCGAACTGGCCGACCGTACCGGCGCGCGCCTGGCCTGGATTCCGCGTCGTGCGGGTGAGCGCGGCGCCCTGGAAGTCGGTGCGCTGCCCAATCTCCTGCCCGGTGGCCGACCGGTCGCCGATGCCACGGCCCGCGCTGCCGTCGCCGAGGTCTGGGGAGCCGAGATCGGTTCTGGGCCCGGTCGCGACACCGCGGCAATCATCGACGCCGCCCGTTATCACGGCCTCGCTCTCGTCGTCGCCGGCGTCGACCTCGACGATCTGCCCGACCCCGCGGCCGCCGGCGAGGCGCTCGCCGGCGCACCGTTCGTCGTCAGCCTCGAACAGCGCCACAGCACCGTCACCTCCCATGCCGACGTGGTGTTCCCGGTGGCGGCGGCTGCGGAGAAGGAGGGGACCTTCGTCGACTGGGAGGGTCGACCGCGCAGCTTCACCACAGCCCTCACCGACTCCGGTCACCTCCCCGATCATCGGGTGCTCGACGCGCTCGCACGGCAGATGGGCGTCGAGCTCCGGTGCGATGCCGCGCAGACCATTTCCATCGACCTGCGACGCATCGGTGCCTGGTCGGGTGACCGGCCCGCCGTCGGCCCGCACACGCTGCCGCGGCGTGCGCCGGCGGCCGGGCAGGCGGTGCTCGCGACGTGGCACATGCTGCTCGACGACGGTCGGCTGCAGGACGGCGAACCGCATCTGGCCGGAACCGCTCGACGACCCGTTGCCCGTCTCTCCCTCGCCACCGCCGTGGAGGCCGGCATCGCCCCCGAGAACGGCGGTTCGGCCGCGGGCACAGTGGACCGCCTGCGGGTGAGCACCGCCGACGGCGAGATCCGCCTGCCGGTCGAGATCGTCGACATGCCCGACCGCGTCGTGTGGGTGCCGCTGTACTCGCCGGGCTCGCACGTTCACTCCGCGCTTCGCGCCCAGGCCGGAGATCTGGTGGCCCTGTCGCCCGCCCCCGCCGACAGTGGAGGTGATCAGCGATGA
- the nuoF gene encoding NADH-quinone oxidoreductase subunit NuoF — MTDPVFVDLSTSPPPEGAAPAHAMPVPTITFDGPAAYPDGVAERLAADAAPIIERYPQARSALLPLLHLVQSEDGYLTRAGIEFCAAQLDLTPAQVASVATFYTMYRRTPTGEFLVGVCTNTLCATLGGDEILRAVCDHLGVEPGDTTADHRITVEHVECNAACDFAPVVMVNWEFFDNQTPESTVELIEDLRAGVAVRPARGSGAVCSFRQTERELAGAAPSLVEQATSAARSRVGTTPEPPEPDPPETPVLSRHWDEPESWSLTNYLRHNGYRAMATALGTPPDDIIEMIKASGLRGRGGAGFPVGMKWSFIPQDDSPQADPAIPHYLVVNADESEPGTCKDMPLMLASPHTLVEGVIIAAYAIRAHHAFIYVRGEVASVIRRLRTAVDEAYRAGYLGTDILGSGFDLELVVHAGAGAYICGEETALLDSLEGRRGQPRLRPPFPAVAGLYASPTVVNNVESIASVPSIIRNGVDWFRSMGTEKSPGFTLYSLSGHVTRPGQYEAPLGVTLRQLLERAGGVRAGHELKFWTPGGSSTPILTPEHLDVPLDYEGVGAAGSMLGTKALQIFDETTCVVGAVLRWTEFYEHESCGKCTPCREGTYWLVQLLHRLEHEGGTAADLDTLADVTNSVVGKSFCALGDGAGSPIISSLKYFRDEYLSHLDHGCPFDHSLATVLDQPGGAR, encoded by the coding sequence ATGACCGATCCCGTGTTCGTGGACCTGAGCACCTCACCGCCGCCGGAGGGCGCGGCGCCGGCACACGCCATGCCGGTCCCGACGATCACCTTCGACGGCCCGGCCGCCTACCCCGACGGCGTCGCCGAACGGCTGGCCGCCGACGCCGCGCCCATCATCGAGCGGTATCCGCAGGCACGCTCGGCACTGTTGCCGCTGCTGCATCTGGTGCAGTCCGAGGACGGGTACCTGACCCGTGCGGGTATCGAATTCTGCGCGGCCCAACTGGATCTCACCCCGGCGCAGGTCGCTTCGGTGGCCACCTTCTACACGATGTACCGGCGCACGCCCACCGGCGAGTTTCTCGTCGGCGTCTGTACCAACACGTTGTGCGCCACCCTCGGCGGCGACGAGATCCTGCGCGCCGTCTGCGATCACCTCGGCGTCGAACCCGGCGACACCACCGCCGATCACCGCATCACCGTCGAACACGTCGAATGCAATGCCGCCTGCGACTTCGCTCCCGTCGTGATGGTCAACTGGGAGTTCTTCGACAACCAGACACCGGAGTCGACGGTGGAACTGATCGAGGATCTCCGGGCGGGTGTCGCGGTCCGGCCCGCTCGCGGCAGCGGTGCGGTGTGTTCTTTCCGCCAGACCGAGCGCGAGCTCGCCGGCGCCGCACCCTCGCTGGTCGAGCAGGCGACGAGCGCAGCGAGGAGCCGGGTCGGAACCACCCCCGAACCGCCCGAACCCGACCCGCCGGAAACACCGGTACTGTCCCGCCACTGGGATGAGCCAGAGTCGTGGTCCCTGACGAACTACTTGCGGCACAACGGTTATCGCGCGATGGCCACCGCGCTGGGAACACCTCCCGACGACATCATCGAGATGATCAAGGCCTCCGGCCTCCGCGGACGTGGCGGCGCCGGGTTCCCGGTCGGCATGAAATGGTCGTTCATCCCGCAAGACGACTCTCCCCAAGCCGATCCGGCGATCCCCCACTACCTCGTGGTCAACGCCGACGAGTCCGAGCCGGGTACCTGCAAGGACATGCCGCTGATGCTGGCCTCGCCGCACACGCTGGTGGAAGGTGTGATCATCGCGGCGTATGCGATCCGTGCGCATCATGCGTTCATCTACGTCCGCGGGGAAGTCGCGTCGGTGATCCGCAGACTCCGCACAGCCGTCGACGAGGCCTACCGCGCAGGCTATCTCGGCACAGACATCCTCGGGTCCGGCTTCGATCTCGAGCTCGTCGTGCACGCCGGTGCGGGCGCCTACATCTGTGGCGAGGAGACCGCGCTGCTGGACTCCCTGGAAGGCCGACGCGGCCAGCCCCGTCTGCGCCCGCCGTTCCCGGCGGTCGCCGGCCTGTACGCGAGCCCCACCGTGGTCAACAACGTCGAATCGATCGCCAGTGTCCCGTCGATCATCCGCAACGGCGTCGACTGGTTCCGTTCGATGGGTACCGAGAAGTCACCGGGTTTCACCCTGTACTCGTTGTCCGGGCACGTCACGCGCCCCGGCCAGTACGAAGCGCCCCTCGGCGTGACGCTGCGGCAGCTCCTCGAGCGCGCCGGCGGGGTCCGAGCCGGCCACGAGCTGAAGTTCTGGACGCCGGGCGGATCGTCCACGCCGATCCTGACCCCCGAACATCTCGACGTCCCCCTCGATTACGAAGGCGTCGGCGCCGCCGGATCGATGCTGGGCACCAAGGCATTACAGATCTTCGACGAGACGACGTGCGTCGTCGGCGCGGTGCTGCGGTGGACGGAGTTCTACGAACACGAATCGTGCGGCAAGTGCACGCCCTGCAGGGAGGGAACCTACTGGCTGGTGCAGTTGCTGCACCGCCTCGAACACGAGGGTGGCACCGCTGCCGATCTCGACACCCTGGCCGATGTCACCAACAGCGTCGTCGGTAAGTCGTTCTGTGCACTCGGCGACGGCGCGGGCAGTCCGATCATCTCCTCGCTCAAGTACTTCCGCGATGAGTATCTGTCCCACCTCGATCACGGGTGCCCGTTCGATCACTCACTCGCGACCGTCCTCGACCAGCCGGGAGGTGCGCGATGA
- the nuoD gene encoding NADH dehydrogenase (quinone) subunit D, translated as MTDTTTGSSKPARTYTVSGQDWDAIVSDVRTRAEQQPGDERIVVNMGPQHPSTHGVLRLILEIEGETVTEARCGIGYLHTGIEKNLEYRNWIQGVTFVTRMDYLSPFFNETAYCLGVEKLLGITDDIPERATVIRVMLMELNRISSHLVALATGGMELGAVTAMFLGFREREMILDLFELITGLRMNHAYIRPGGVAQDLPPDGIERVAEVIGLLPGRLDELGDLLTDNYIWKARTQGVGYLDLTGCMALGITGPVLRSTGYPHDLRRTEPYCGYDTYEFDVITDDTCDSYGRYLIRVKEMRESIRIVEQCLERLRPGPVMVADRKLAWPADLALGPDGLGNSPEHIARIMGTSMEALIHHFKLVTEGMRVPAGQCYVAVESPRGELGVHMVSDGGTRPYRVHFRDPSFTNLQAVAAMCEGGMVADVITAVASIDPVMGGVDR; from the coding sequence ATGACCGACACGACCACCGGGTCGTCGAAACCCGCCCGCACCTACACCGTCTCCGGCCAGGATTGGGATGCGATCGTCTCCGACGTCCGCACCCGCGCCGAACAACAGCCCGGCGACGAACGCATCGTCGTCAACATGGGGCCGCAACATCCCTCGACCCACGGCGTGCTGCGCCTGATCCTCGAGATCGAGGGTGAGACGGTCACCGAGGCGCGCTGCGGAATCGGCTACCTGCACACCGGCATCGAGAAGAACCTCGAGTACCGCAACTGGATTCAGGGCGTCACCTTCGTGACCCGGATGGACTATCTGTCGCCGTTCTTCAACGAGACCGCGTACTGCCTCGGCGTGGAGAAGCTGCTGGGCATCACCGACGACATCCCCGAGCGGGCCACCGTGATCCGCGTGATGCTGATGGAACTCAACCGCATCTCCAGCCACCTCGTCGCACTGGCGACCGGCGGGATGGAGCTCGGTGCGGTCACCGCGATGTTCCTGGGTTTCCGCGAACGCGAGATGATCCTCGATCTGTTCGAACTCATCACCGGTCTGCGGATGAATCACGCCTACATCCGGCCGGGCGGAGTGGCCCAGGACCTGCCGCCCGACGGGATCGAGCGAGTCGCCGAGGTCATCGGGTTGCTACCCGGGCGACTCGATGAGCTCGGAGATCTGTTGACCGACAATTACATCTGGAAGGCACGCACGCAGGGCGTCGGCTATCTCGACCTCACCGGGTGCATGGCGCTGGGGATCACCGGACCGGTGCTGCGTTCGACGGGCTACCCGCACGACCTCCGCAGGACCGAACCGTACTGCGGTTACGACACCTACGAGTTCGACGTCATCACCGACGACACGTGCGACTCGTACGGGCGCTACCTCATCCGGGTCAAGGAGATGCGCGAGTCGATCCGGATCGTCGAGCAATGCCTGGAGCGGCTGCGCCCGGGCCCGGTCATGGTCGCCGACCGAAAGCTGGCCTGGCCCGCCGACCTCGCCCTCGGTCCCGACGGGCTGGGTAACTCCCCCGAGCACATCGCGAGGATCATGGGCACCTCGATGGAGGCCCTCATCCATCACTTCAAGCTGGTCACCGAGGGCATGCGGGTCCCGGCCGGGCAGTGCTACGTGGCCGTGGAATCCCCGCGCGGCGAGCTCGGCGTCCACATGGTCAGCGACGGCGGCACCCGACCGTACCGGGTGCACTTCCGCGACCCGTCGTTCACGAATCTGCAAGCGGTGGCGGCGATGTGCGAGGGCGGGATGGTCGCCGACGTGATCACGGCCGTGGCCAGCATCGACCCGGTGATGGGAGGCGTGGACCGATGA
- a CDS encoding NADH-quinone oxidoreductase subunit C, which translates to MSTGPSPHGETPAHGDTPAHRDTPEHGETPAHGPASSHRADLPDPEVIGVRHGLFGPPGTGDTSGYGGLVKPVTLPPSSSRPFGGYFDDVDDALAAALGDTYDAAVEKIVVFRDEMTIHVAREYLPSVALTLRNAEDLRFELCLGVNGVHYPGDTGRELHAVYPLASLTHNRRLRLEVSAPGTDPHIPSICDIYPTNDWHERETYDFFGIIFDGHRSLTRIEMPDDWEGHPQRKDYPLGGVPVEYKGTRVDPPDRRRSYS; encoded by the coding sequence ATGAGCACCGGCCCGTCGCCGCACGGCGAGACTCCAGCACACGGAGATACTCCAGCACACAGGGATACTCCCGAACACGGGGAAACCCCCGCACACGGCCCGGCCTCGTCACACCGGGCCGACCTCCCCGACCCCGAGGTGATCGGAGTCCGCCACGGACTCTTCGGACCTCCCGGTACCGGCGACACCTCGGGCTACGGCGGCCTGGTCAAGCCGGTCACGCTGCCGCCCAGCTCCTCTCGGCCGTTCGGGGGCTACTTCGACGACGTCGACGACGCCCTGGCCGCCGCCCTCGGTGACACCTACGACGCGGCCGTCGAGAAGATCGTCGTCTTCCGCGACGAGATGACCATCCATGTGGCACGCGAGTACCTGCCGTCGGTCGCGCTGACGCTGCGCAATGCGGAGGACCTCCGATTCGAACTGTGCCTGGGCGTCAACGGTGTCCACTACCCCGGCGACACGGGCCGCGAACTCCACGCCGTGTACCCGCTCGCGTCGCTGACACACAACCGCCGGCTGCGTTTGGAGGTGTCGGCTCCGGGCACCGATCCCCACATCCCCAGCATCTGCGACATCTATCCCACCAATGACTGGCATGAACGCGAGACCTATGACTTCTTCGGCATCATCTTCGACGGTCACCGATCGCTGACCCGCATCGAGATGCCCGACGACTGGGAGGGCCACCCACAACGCAAGGACTATCCGCTCGGCGGAGTTCCCGTCGAGTACAAGGGAACCCGCGTCGACCCGCCGGACCGGAGGAGGTCGTACAGCTGA
- a CDS encoding NuoB/complex I 20 kDa subunit family protein, translating to MGLEERLPSGFLLSTVEDLAGFMRKGSLWPATFGLACCAIEMMSTTSGRYDLARFGMEAFRASPRQADLMIVAGRVSQKMAPVLRQIYDQMPEPKWVLAMGVCASSGGMFNNYAIVQGVDHVVPVDIYLPGCPPRPEMLLHAILKLHEKIQEMPLGVNRDEAIWAAERAALQATPTFEMKGLLR from the coding sequence ATGGGACTCGAGGAACGACTCCCCAGCGGATTCCTGCTGAGCACCGTCGAGGATCTGGCGGGCTTCATGCGCAAGGGGTCGCTGTGGCCCGCGACGTTCGGACTCGCCTGCTGCGCAATCGAGATGATGTCCACCACCTCGGGCCGGTACGACCTGGCCCGATTCGGCATGGAGGCGTTCCGTGCATCTCCGCGGCAGGCGGATCTGATGATCGTGGCCGGACGGGTCAGCCAGAAGATGGCACCGGTGCTACGCCAGATCTACGATCAGATGCCCGAGCCCAAATGGGTTCTGGCGATGGGTGTCTGCGCGTCGTCGGGCGGCATGTTCAACAACTACGCGATCGTCCAGGGCGTCGATCACGTGGTACCCGTGGACATCTACCTGCCGGGATGTCCCCCGCGACCGGAGATGCTGCTGCACGCGATCCTCAAGCTGCACGAGAAGATCCAGGAGATGCCGCTCGGCGTCAACCGCGACGAGGCGATCTGGGCCGCCGAGCGCGCCGCATTGCAGGCGACTCCGACCTTCGAGATGAAGGGCCTGCTGCGATGA
- a CDS encoding NADH-quinone oxidoreductase subunit A, whose translation MNAYVPIMILGAIGVAFAVFSVFVGTAIGPKRYNRAKLEPYECGIEPVEQSLLSPRAGAVATGSVQRVPVKYYLTAMLFIIFDIEIVFLYPWAVAFDSLGWFGLMAMLLFIVNVSVAYAYEWRRGGLSWD comes from the coding sequence TTGAACGCCTACGTCCCGATCATGATCCTCGGGGCAATCGGCGTGGCGTTTGCCGTTTTCAGTGTCTTCGTCGGCACCGCGATCGGGCCGAAACGGTACAACCGCGCCAAACTGGAGCCCTACGAGTGCGGCATCGAGCCGGTCGAGCAGAGCCTGCTGTCGCCACGCGCCGGCGCGGTGGCAACCGGCTCGGTCCAGCGCGTACCGGTGAAGTACTACCTCACCGCAATGCTCTTCATCATCTTCGACATCGAGATCGTCTTCCTCTATCCATGGGCTGTCGCCTTCGACTCGCTCGGCTGGTTCGGACTCATGGCCATGCTCCTGTTCATCGTCAACGTCTCCGTCGCCTACGCCTACGAATGGCGGCGCGGCGGACTGAGTTGGGACTGA
- a CDS encoding ABC transporter substrate-binding protein — protein sequence MSYTHTRARRSVAALSLCLVPVLALTACGGGDSDADRAAGPETATTLTVATNKDAGPLNIFAGQTDQMTELVYDKLLAPSPYVAEPQPWLATSVEQVDAKTWEVGLRDDVKWHDGEKFTADDVMFSFHFMHAAPTGRFTHHINDTPSISTVVPTDDGGVRFVCDYACPELGTVTLADLPILPEHVWSAVDPADVKQVTDLPIGTGPFKLVDYSPTSGYRFEANTEYFAGKPTVDELKMPVIPDASATFTALRSGEIDATTRPLNPELVDQFKSTPDIGVIEAAPLQYPELKLNFLEEPFAEARFRTAVSRAVDRDQLLDVVALGRGRPATQGYVHPDAPYAKPDTNTPYDADEARTILDELGYRDVDGDGKREKPNGEKLPLTLYVDGGLAPDVRAAELLQEDFAAVGIDVSIKALDAGSISEVSSDKSYDMLITTNSPHAVADSTQFIMSHRSGNLWKHPSLPYPEFDALYEEWKATETNEDRINALYKIQDVFNKQPTAIGLYYPEEYWGYRSDKFGGWVVTPGYGIVQKWSFLPRDVAEKAHAIAPND from the coding sequence ATGTCGTACACCCACACGAGGGCGCGGCGGTCTGTTGCCGCCTTGTCGCTGTGCCTCGTCCCCGTACTCGCCCTGACCGCGTGCGGCGGCGGCGATTCTGACGCCGACCGCGCCGCCGGGCCGGAGACCGCCACGACGCTGACCGTCGCGACCAACAAGGACGCCGGACCGCTGAACATCTTCGCCGGTCAGACCGACCAGATGACCGAGCTGGTGTACGACAAGCTGCTCGCGCCGTCGCCATATGTGGCGGAGCCGCAGCCGTGGCTGGCGACTTCCGTCGAACAGGTCGACGCGAAGACGTGGGAGGTCGGCCTGCGGGACGACGTGAAGTGGCACGACGGCGAGAAGTTCACCGCCGACGACGTCATGTTCAGTTTCCACTTCATGCATGCCGCGCCCACCGGCCGGTTCACCCACCACATCAACGACACCCCGTCGATCTCGACCGTCGTCCCCACCGACGACGGCGGCGTCCGCTTCGTCTGTGACTACGCGTGCCCCGAGCTGGGTACCGTCACCCTCGCCGATCTCCCGATCCTGCCCGAACACGTGTGGTCGGCGGTCGACCCCGCCGACGTCAAGCAGGTCACCGACCTGCCGATCGGCACCGGGCCGTTCAAGCTCGTCGACTACAGCCCGACGTCGGGCTACCGCTTCGAGGCCAACACGGAGTACTTCGCGGGCAAGCCGACCGTCGACGAACTGAAGATGCCGGTGATCCCCGATGCGTCGGCCACCTTCACCGCGCTGCGTTCGGGCGAGATCGATGCGACCACTCGCCCGCTGAATCCCGAACTGGTCGACCAGTTCAAGTCGACGCCCGACATCGGTGTCATCGAGGCCGCGCCGCTGCAGTACCCGGAGCTCAAGCTGAACTTCCTCGAGGAGCCCTTCGCCGAGGCCCGCTTCCGTACCGCGGTCAGCCGTGCGGTCGACCGTGACCAGCTGCTCGACGTCGTCGCGCTCGGCCGCGGGCGTCCCGCGACGCAGGGTTACGTCCACCCCGACGCGCCGTACGCGAAGCCGGACACCAACACCCCCTACGACGCCGACGAGGCGCGCACCATCCTCGACGAACTCGGGTACCGCGACGTCGACGGTGACGGCAAGCGTGAGAAGCCCAACGGTGAGAAGCTGCCGCTGACGCTCTACGTCGACGGCGGGCTCGCCCCCGACGTCCGGGCCGCCGAACTCCTGCAGGAGGACTTCGCCGCCGTCGGGATCGACGTCTCGATCAAGGCGCTCGACGCCGGGTCCATCTCGGAGGTCAGCTCCGACAAGTCCTACGACATGCTGATCACCACGAATTCGCCGCACGCCGTTGCCGATTCGACGCAGTTCATCATGTCGCACCGCTCCGGCAACCTGTGGAAGCACCCGAGCCTTCCCTACCCGGAGTTCGACGCCCTCTACGAGGAGTGGAAGGCCACCGAGACCAACGAGGACCGGATCAACGCGCTGTACAAGATCCAGGACGTCTTCAACAAGCAGCCGACGGCCATCGGCCTGTACTACCCCGAGGAGTACTGGGGCTACCGGTCGGACAAGTTCGGCGGCTGGGTCGTGACACCCGGCTACGGCATCGTCCAGAAGTGGTCGTTCCTGCCCCGTGACGTCGCCGAGAAGGCGCACGCGATAGCTCCGAACGACTGA
- a CDS encoding ABC transporter permease, whose product MSADRLRSLARRVGQYLLVLWAAVTLNFALPHLAPGDPVVYLYGGAEGNLAPEYVARIRAEYGLDQSIPEQYLSFWAGLLRGDLGMSVSMNRPVFDVLMDKLPWTVALVGLGMLFAAVLGTLLGTWAAWRRGTKRETATLTATLAVDSMPGFWVGMILIAIFSVGLGWFPSYGAATIGAEGWAWFGEVIARLVLPVATLTIASIGGFFLLSRASTVVVLDEPYIRLARAKGLRERQVAMGHAMRNALLPVFTTLTLAVGTMLSGAVVVETVFSYPGLGKLTYDAVTTRDYPLLQGAFLLATIGIIAANIVADLTYPLIDPRVRRRRAETAEPSPQEAVSS is encoded by the coding sequence ATGTCCGCTGACCGACTGCGGTCGCTCGCCCGGCGAGTCGGCCAGTATCTGCTGGTGCTGTGGGCGGCGGTGACCCTCAACTTCGCGCTGCCGCACCTGGCGCCGGGAGATCCGGTCGTCTATCTGTACGGCGGCGCCGAGGGAAACCTCGCGCCCGAGTACGTCGCCCGGATTCGTGCCGAATACGGCCTCGACCAGAGCATCCCGGAGCAGTACCTGTCCTTCTGGGCGGGCCTGCTCCGGGGCGACCTGGGCATGTCGGTGTCGATGAACCGGCCGGTGTTCGACGTGCTGATGGACAAACTGCCGTGGACGGTGGCGCTGGTCGGCCTCGGCATGTTGTTCGCCGCGGTGCTCGGCACCCTCCTCGGAACCTGGGCGGCGTGGCGTCGTGGGACCAAGCGGGAGACCGCGACCCTGACCGCGACGCTCGCGGTCGACTCGATGCCGGGCTTCTGGGTCGGCATGATCCTCATCGCGATCTTCTCCGTCGGGCTCGGCTGGTTCCCGTCGTACGGCGCCGCGACCATCGGTGCCGAGGGCTGGGCCTGGTTCGGCGAGGTCATCGCGCGGCTTGTGCTTCCGGTCGCCACCCTGACGATCGCCAGCATCGGCGGCTTCTTCCTGCTGTCCCGGGCGTCGACGGTGGTCGTGCTCGACGAGCCGTACATCCGTCTCGCCCGGGCCAAGGGCCTGCGCGAACGGCAGGTCGCCATGGGGCACGCGATGCGCAACGCTCTGCTACCGGTCTTCACCACTCTCACCCTCGCCGTGGGCACCATGCTGTCGGGGGCAGTGGTCGTCGAGACCGTCTTCTCCTACCCCGGGCTGGGCAAGCTGACCTACGACGCGGTGACCACCCGCGACTATCCGCTGCTCCAGGGCGCGTTCCTCCTGGCGACGATCGGCATCATCGCGGCCAACATCGTCGCCGACCTCACCTATCCACTGATCGATCCGCGGGTCCGGCGCCGGCGCGCCGAGACGGCCGAACCGTCTCCACAGGAAGCGGTTTCGTCATGA